Proteins found in one Acidobacteriota bacterium genomic segment:
- a CDS encoding ATP-binding protein, with translation MAEKNALPGWAEDLRRRYLRNEASMFVLHGNVYDVVLYGGKMLSLSNFLTDVLLKDTKDTVLLYNVSTGVRFTKRGPFADAMDDLITVTAKDRVLPALEKLLSASNKTAVVLEYAEALAPTGDPAFQGDSDRAALVTLHRWSFLPEIEKGDNVVLLVAENLTDLSPKLLSNPKVAVVEVPMPDLATRGQAAKQADPDMSEKDSSRYAGQTAGLKSIQITSLLSAGMTDAARLEADRLIGIRKREILERECFGLVEFVVPEHGFEVVGGMEEVKKDLMLIAENIRENRTSRVPMGILFTGPMGTGKTFVAEAFAKECGLTTIKLKNFRSKWVGATEGNLEKILSVIKAIGQVVVIIDEGDRAFGSGEGESDGGTSSRVIARIKEFMSDTSNRGRILFLVMTNRPDKLDVDLKRAGRLDKKIPFLYSQTPEEVENVARAQVKKNRINTKVDFAKIREDFSRKLVGYSNADVEAVILMANDDAAQQDGGNAEVLAKHLANAAHDYFPSRDAELLEYMELLAVFESSSRRLLPAKYANMTPEELDARLRLLRATVGSRR, from the coding sequence GTGGCCGAGAAGAACGCACTTCCCGGCTGGGCGGAGGACCTCCGCCGCCGGTACCTCCGGAACGAGGCGTCCATGTTCGTCCTGCACGGCAACGTCTACGACGTCGTGCTGTACGGCGGGAAGATGCTCTCGCTCTCGAACTTCCTCACGGACGTGCTCCTGAAAGACACGAAAGACACCGTGCTCCTCTACAACGTGTCGACGGGCGTCCGGTTCACGAAGAGGGGGCCTTTCGCGGACGCGATGGACGACCTCATCACGGTCACGGCGAAGGACCGGGTCCTGCCGGCGCTCGAGAAGCTCCTCTCGGCGTCCAACAAGACCGCCGTCGTCCTCGAATACGCCGAGGCGCTTGCGCCCACGGGCGATCCGGCGTTCCAGGGCGACTCCGACCGCGCCGCGCTCGTCACCCTGCACCGCTGGTCGTTCCTGCCCGAGATCGAGAAGGGCGACAACGTGGTCCTCCTCGTGGCCGAGAACCTGACCGACCTCTCGCCGAAGCTGCTGTCGAACCCGAAAGTCGCCGTCGTCGAGGTCCCGATGCCGGACCTGGCGACGCGCGGACAGGCGGCGAAGCAGGCGGATCCCGACATGTCCGAAAAGGACTCGAGCCGTTACGCGGGCCAGACGGCGGGGCTCAAGTCCATCCAGATCACGAGCCTCCTCTCGGCCGGCATGACCGACGCCGCCCGCCTGGAGGCCGACCGCCTGATCGGCATCCGGAAGCGCGAGATCCTGGAGCGCGAGTGCTTCGGTCTCGTGGAGTTCGTCGTGCCCGAGCACGGGTTCGAGGTCGTGGGCGGCATGGAGGAGGTCAAGAAGGACCTCATGCTGATCGCGGAGAACATCCGCGAGAACCGGACGAGCCGCGTGCCGATGGGCATTCTCTTCACGGGGCCCATGGGCACGGGAAAGACGTTCGTGGCCGAGGCGTTCGCGAAGGAGTGCGGCCTCACCACGATCAAGCTGAAGAACTTCCGCAGCAAGTGGGTGGGTGCGACGGAAGGCAACCTCGAGAAGATCCTGAGCGTCATCAAGGCCATCGGGCAGGTCGTCGTCATCATCGACGAGGGCGACCGCGCGTTCGGCTCGGGCGAGGGCGAATCGGACGGAGGGACCTCGTCGCGCGTCATCGCGCGCATCAAGGAGTTCATGTCCGACACGTCGAATCGCGGGCGCATCCTCTTCCTCGTCATGACGAACCGCCCCGACAAGCTCGACGTGGACCTGAAGCGGGCCGGCCGCCTCGACAAGAAGATCCCCTTCCTCTATTCGCAGACGCCCGAGGAAGTCGAGAACGTCGCGCGCGCGCAGGTGAAGAAGAACCGCATCAATACGAAGGTGGACTTCGCGAAGATTCGCGAGGACTTCTCACGGAAGCTCGTCGGCTACTCGAACGCCGACGTCGAGGCCGTCATCCTGATGGCGAACGACGACGCGGCGCAGCAGGACGGGGGAAATGCCGAGGTCCTCGCGAAACATCTCGCGAACGCCGCCCACGACTATTTCCCGAGCCGCGACGCCGAGCTCCTCGAGTACATGGAGCTCCTGGCCGTATTCGAATCCTCCAGCCGCCGCCTCCTCCCGGCGAAGTACGCGAACATGACGCCGGAGGAGCTGGACGCGCGCCTGCGTCTTCTCCGGGCTACGGTGGGGAGCCGAAGATAG
- a CDS encoding ABC transporter ATP-binding protein encodes MKGAAPKLRVKDLSVTYINRDGGGTEAVRDVSFDVEDKPGVGEVVVFLGPSGCGKSTILKAVAGLLPPTKGEILLDGQPVEGVGRDRGMVFQAYTSFGWLTVRDNVEYGLRLHGESAAVRRERSDKYLEAVGLADFADRYPKDLSGGMKQRVAIARTLINRPRVILMDEPFGALDPQTRWGMQGLLLDVSRTEDPTILFVTHDVSEAVYLADTVYILSSRPARLLHRVDVPYFKVRNIELKSAPEFRAVEKKLLDLLYSQAS; translated from the coding sequence CTGAAAGGCGCGGCGCCGAAGCTGCGGGTGAAGGACCTGTCGGTCACCTACATCAACCGCGACGGCGGCGGCACCGAGGCCGTGCGCGACGTCTCTTTCGACGTCGAGGACAAGCCCGGCGTGGGCGAGGTGGTCGTGTTCCTCGGACCTTCGGGCTGCGGCAAGTCCACGATCCTGAAGGCGGTCGCGGGGCTCCTCCCGCCCACGAAGGGAGAGATCCTCCTGGACGGGCAGCCCGTGGAGGGCGTGGGCCGCGACCGCGGGATGGTCTTCCAGGCCTACACGTCGTTCGGATGGCTGACCGTCCGCGACAACGTGGAGTACGGCCTGCGGCTCCATGGCGAGTCCGCGGCCGTGCGCCGCGAGAGATCGGACAAGTACCTCGAGGCCGTGGGCCTCGCGGACTTCGCCGACCGGTATCCGAAGGACCTCTCGGGCGGCATGAAGCAGCGCGTGGCCATCGCGCGCACGCTCATCAACCGGCCCCGCGTGATCCTGATGGACGAGCCGTTCGGGGCGCTCGACCCGCAGACGCGCTGGGGGATGCAGGGCCTTCTCCTCGACGTCTCCCGCACCGAGGACCCGACGATTCTCTTCGTGACCCACGACGTGTCCGAGGCCGTCTATCTCGCGGACACCGTCTACATCCTGTCCTCGCGCCCCGCGCGGCTGCTGCACCGCGTGGACGTCCCGTACTTCAAGGTCCGGAACATCGAGCTGAAGTCGGCGCCCGAGTTCCGCGCGGTGGAGAAGAAGCTCCTCGACCTTCTTTATTCGCAGGCGTCCTAG
- a CDS encoding ABC transporter permease yields MSDRKGRRGDLFALRAPLPRSTAFVLGLVAPALVLGAWCVASYGGLAPPDFLPSPTEVVKGTLQLFLQYDLGSAVLVSTKRILLSFLLAASLALPLGILMGAFEPINRFFEPVVAPLRYMPISAFIPLLILWFGIYEKQKIAFLFLGVFVYLLPVVVTAIRAVPEELVQTALTLGASRAQVVRTVLLPSALPEIFDSFRVMNAISWTYVILAEAVNPEHGLGYMVELARTHQKASWSFAGLLVIGGIGLLTDFIIRTVSRILFRWREVES; encoded by the coding sequence GTGAGTGACCGGAAGGGGCGCCGGGGCGATCTCTTCGCCCTCCGCGCCCCGCTGCCGCGCTCGACGGCGTTCGTGCTCGGGCTCGTCGCGCCGGCTCTCGTCCTCGGGGCATGGTGCGTGGCCTCGTACGGCGGCCTCGCCCCGCCCGATTTCCTGCCCTCTCCGACGGAAGTGGTCAAGGGCACGCTGCAGCTCTTCCTTCAGTACGACCTCGGCAGCGCGGTCCTCGTCTCCACGAAGAGGATTCTCCTGTCGTTTCTTCTCGCGGCTTCCCTTGCGCTGCCGCTCGGCATCCTGATGGGGGCCTTCGAGCCCATCAACCGGTTCTTCGAGCCGGTCGTGGCGCCGCTTCGGTACATGCCGATCTCGGCTTTCATCCCGCTCCTCATCCTCTGGTTCGGGATCTACGAGAAGCAGAAGATCGCGTTCCTGTTCCTCGGGGTATTCGTCTATCTCCTGCCGGTCGTCGTGACGGCGATTCGCGCGGTGCCCGAAGAGCTGGTCCAGACGGCGCTCACGCTGGGCGCCTCGCGCGCGCAGGTCGTGCGAACGGTGCTGCTCCCGTCCGCCCTCCCCGAGATCTTCGACTCCTTCCGCGTGATGAACGCCATCTCCTGGACGTACGTGATCCTGGCGGAGGCCGTGAACCCCGAGCACGGCCTCGGCTACATGGTGGAGCTCGCGCGGACGCACCAGAAGGCCTCGTGGTCTTTCGCGGGGCTCCTCGTCATCGGCGGCATCGGCCTCCTGACGGACTTCATCATCCGCACCGTTTCCCGGATCCTCTTCCGGTGGCGGGAGGTCGAGTCTTGA
- a CDS encoding OmpA family protein — translation MKLTAFAKFFITVVILGVIGYAVWHYKAQDIRKWAGADKGAAGAAAAKAGGGVSSDDFTALKGAAPDPERGKGAAGVAGAALTGSGKLNRPLVVAINTWAGHAPGIVAANGMESGATSRYKATYGLDVKFVLLEDPAAKLAAFRKGDVDIMWNTVDNWAREASILGEQNQKAKSIVMQDWSRGGDGIVSLSSIKSVEGLKGHKISCTQFTPSHFLLLYLLAQSGLSSDDRAAVEKNIIFTQDAPAAAAMFKAKQVDAAVTWEPDLSAAVTARGDEAHVLVSTTAATNIIADTLCARQDLIDRAPETLRDFIHGWFDGIEMIKSDPNAAYAVVAKALKLDTDTVSGMLSGLKLTPYADNAQFYGLAGGKAHYETLFDTAFVIWRKKGLVTRPVEAKDWADTRFLAALAGNYPQQKVEEQKIAAKAPSSSDRAILNKQIQIHFTPGSDEIMPGSNFVLDALGETMTSFGNTYLRVEGNTDATGNPSSNMTLSERRALAVKNYVLKNFPNIPPQRFQTIGRGSTQPVAPNTTESGRQLNRRTDIKVVLASE, via the coding sequence ATGAAACTCACAGCCTTCGCGAAGTTCTTCATCACCGTCGTCATCCTCGGCGTCATCGGCTACGCGGTGTGGCATTACAAGGCTCAGGACATCCGGAAATGGGCCGGCGCGGACAAGGGCGCGGCCGGTGCCGCGGCGGCAAAGGCCGGCGGCGGCGTCTCGTCCGACGATTTCACCGCGCTCAAGGGCGCTGCGCCCGACCCCGAGCGGGGCAAGGGCGCGGCGGGAGTGGCGGGCGCGGCGCTCACCGGCTCCGGGAAGCTCAATCGGCCGCTCGTCGTCGCGATCAACACCTGGGCGGGCCACGCGCCGGGCATCGTGGCCGCGAACGGCATGGAGAGCGGCGCGACCTCACGCTACAAGGCGACCTACGGACTCGACGTGAAGTTCGTCCTCCTGGAAGACCCCGCCGCCAAGCTCGCGGCTTTCCGCAAGGGCGACGTCGACATCATGTGGAACACCGTGGACAACTGGGCGCGCGAAGCCTCCATCCTCGGCGAGCAGAACCAGAAAGCGAAGTCCATCGTGATGCAGGACTGGTCGCGCGGCGGGGACGGCATCGTGTCCCTGTCTTCGATCAAGTCCGTCGAGGGCCTCAAAGGCCACAAGATCTCCTGCACGCAGTTCACGCCCTCGCATTTCCTGCTGCTCTACCTTCTCGCGCAGTCGGGCCTCTCCTCCGACGACCGTGCGGCCGTCGAGAAGAACATCATCTTCACGCAGGACGCGCCGGCCGCCGCGGCCATGTTCAAGGCGAAGCAGGTGGACGCGGCCGTGACCTGGGAGCCCGACCTTTCCGCGGCCGTGACGGCGCGGGGCGACGAGGCGCACGTCCTCGTCTCGACGACGGCGGCCACGAACATCATCGCGGACACGCTCTGCGCGCGGCAGGACCTCATCGACCGAGCTCCCGAAACCCTGCGCGACTTCATCCATGGCTGGTTCGACGGGATCGAGATGATCAAGTCCGACCCGAACGCGGCGTACGCCGTCGTCGCCAAGGCGCTGAAGCTCGACACGGACACGGTCTCTGGGATGCTCTCGGGCCTGAAGCTCACGCCCTATGCCGACAACGCGCAGTTCTACGGCCTTGCGGGCGGGAAGGCTCATTACGAGACGCTCTTCGACACGGCCTTCGTCATCTGGCGGAAGAAAGGGCTCGTGACGCGGCCGGTCGAAGCGAAGGACTGGGCCGATACGCGTTTCCTCGCGGCTCTCGCGGGGAATTACCCGCAGCAGAAAGTGGAGGAGCAGAAGATCGCCGCGAAGGCGCCGTCCTCCTCGGATCGCGCCATCCTCAACAAGCAGATCCAGATTCACTTCACGCCGGGCTCGGACGAGATCATGCCGGGCTCCAACTTCGTCCTCGACGCCCTCGGCGAGACGATGACGTCCTTCGGGAACACGTATCTGCGCGTGGAAGGGAATACGGACGCCACGGGCAACCCGAGCTCGAACATGACGCTTTCGGAGCGGCGCGCCCTGGCCGTGAAGAACTACGTCCTGAAGAACTTCCCGAACATCCCGCCGCAGCGCTTCCAGACCATCGGGCGCGGCTCGACGCAGCCGGTGGCCCCGAACACGACGGAGTCGGGCCGCCAGCTCAACCGCAGGACCGACATCAAGGTGGTGCTGGCCAGTGAATAG
- a CDS encoding PspA/IM30 family protein, producing the protein MAGIGLLQRLGNLWKGFLSIWISNVEKEHPEIAYENAINSMVEKYSKLKSATAAIIRRREDIDERLKKSTKELAQTELELNAAVETNQDDLAVVLIQRKNALTAEATELQGDLGTASKDADAAKQSLLNVQGEIRKLKAERDVMLARMQSAQARLRIQEQLDGLSVDADVKALDNVREHIKNTIAEANLGQELSGSSLDARLAALKTQAGDVQAKQQLAELKARKAAQQSAQPQKTM; encoded by the coding sequence ATGGCGGGAATCGGTTTGCTCCAGCGTCTCGGCAATCTCTGGAAGGGCTTCCTCTCGATCTGGATCTCGAACGTCGAGAAGGAGCATCCGGAGATCGCCTACGAGAACGCGATCAACTCCATGGTCGAGAAATACTCGAAGCTCAAGTCCGCCACCGCCGCCATCATCCGGCGGCGCGAGGACATCGACGAGCGACTGAAGAAGTCCACGAAGGAGCTCGCGCAGACCGAGCTCGAGCTGAACGCCGCGGTCGAGACGAATCAGGACGACCTCGCCGTCGTTCTCATCCAGCGCAAGAACGCGCTCACCGCCGAGGCCACCGAGCTGCAGGGCGACCTCGGGACGGCCAGCAAGGACGCGGACGCGGCCAAACAGTCGCTTCTCAACGTGCAGGGAGAGATCCGGAAGCTGAAAGCCGAGCGCGACGTGATGCTCGCGCGGATGCAGTCGGCGCAGGCCCGGCTCCGGATCCAGGAGCAGCTCGACGGCCTCTCCGTGGACGCCGACGTGAAGGCTCTCGACAACGTGCGCGAGCACATCAAGAACACGATCGCCGAGGCGAACCTCGGTCAGGAGCTGTCGGGCAGCTCGCTCGACGCGCGGCTCGCGGCCTTGAAAACGCAGGCGGGTGACGTGCAGGCGAAACAGCAGCTCGCCGAGCTGAAGGCCCGTAAAGCCGCCCAGCAGTCCGCCCAGCCCCAGAAGACCATGTAA
- a CDS encoding fibronectin type III domain-containing protein — MGNHLRRLLALAACVAVPFGQAFAQATSDYAVQATAVVQSSPPRITLSWPVFAGATAHTVYRKAWGVASWGTAVATLPGSATGYVDNAVAVGTRYEYQLVRSAAVTGTGYLATGIEIPLVEDRGKVVLVVDSTMAAGLAAELARLQADLAGDGWTVLRHDVARSATVPSVKALVKADYDADPARVSSVFLFGHVPVPYSGSIAPDGHGDHVGAWPADLYYGDMDGAWTDTQNLGGTGRQNNVAGDGKFDQSYAPGSTVELGVGRVDLADMPAFAPKTEIDLLRQYLNKDHGFRVKAWALPARGLIDDNFGAFGGEAFASTGWRAFSGFFGPANVFALDWFGTLATSGYLWAYGCGGGNYQGAGGVGSTSNFAATDTKTAFTFLFGSYFGDWDVSNDFLRAPLATTTYGLTCAWAGRPAWHVQHMAMGETIGYAARLTQNNSGTYFRGYGPSVHIALMGDPTLRMHVVAPVSSVAAMGGAGSAAVSWTASPDAVAGYHVYRGAGAGGPFTRLTPGLVTATSFTDAAAPGGSPTYLVRAVRLETSASGSYWNASTGVAATTSVAGPVATAFHTLVPCRALDTRRPPGAGGGPSLGAGATRTFVAAGSCGVPATARSVSANVAVTNASAGGQLVLYPGDLPAAPGTLTLAFRAGQTRANNAVVGLASDASGAFKITSSATGALDVIVDVNGWFE; from the coding sequence ATGGGGAACCATCTCCGGCGCCTTCTCGCGCTGGCTGCATGCGTCGCCGTGCCGTTCGGCCAGGCTTTCGCGCAGGCGACGTCGGACTACGCGGTCCAGGCGACGGCCGTCGTCCAGAGCTCGCCTCCGAGAATCACTCTGAGCTGGCCCGTGTTCGCCGGCGCGACGGCGCACACCGTCTACCGCAAGGCCTGGGGAGTCGCCTCGTGGGGGACGGCGGTGGCGACGCTCCCGGGCTCGGCGACGGGCTACGTGGACAACGCCGTGGCCGTCGGGACGCGGTACGAGTACCAGTTAGTCCGAAGCGCGGCGGTCACGGGCACCGGGTACCTCGCGACGGGAATCGAGATTCCCCTCGTCGAGGACCGGGGGAAGGTGGTCCTCGTCGTCGACTCCACGATGGCAGCGGGACTCGCGGCGGAGCTCGCGCGTCTTCAAGCGGATCTCGCGGGCGACGGCTGGACCGTGCTGCGCCACGACGTCGCGCGCAGCGCGACGGTCCCGTCCGTCAAGGCGCTCGTCAAGGCCGACTACGACGCCGATCCGGCGAGGGTGAGCAGCGTCTTCCTCTTCGGGCACGTCCCGGTGCCGTACTCCGGGAGCATCGCGCCCGACGGCCACGGGGACCACGTGGGAGCGTGGCCCGCGGACCTCTACTACGGCGACATGGACGGCGCCTGGACGGACACCCAGAACCTGGGCGGAACCGGCCGGCAGAACAACGTCGCGGGAGACGGCAAGTTCGACCAGAGCTACGCTCCCGGGAGCACGGTCGAGCTCGGCGTGGGGCGCGTGGACCTCGCGGACATGCCCGCCTTCGCCCCGAAGACCGAGATCGACCTCCTCAGGCAGTACCTGAACAAGGACCACGGTTTCCGCGTCAAGGCGTGGGCGCTGCCCGCGCGCGGGCTCATCGACGACAACTTCGGCGCGTTCGGAGGCGAGGCGTTCGCGTCCACGGGCTGGCGCGCGTTCTCGGGCTTCTTCGGGCCCGCGAACGTCTTCGCGCTCGACTGGTTCGGCACGCTCGCGACGAGCGGCTACCTCTGGGCCTACGGGTGCGGCGGCGGCAACTACCAGGGCGCCGGCGGCGTCGGCTCGACGTCCAACTTCGCCGCGACGGACACGAAGACCGCCTTCACGTTTCTTTTCGGGAGCTACTTCGGGGACTGGGACGTCTCGAACGACTTCCTGCGCGCGCCCCTCGCGACGACGACGTACGGCCTCACGTGCGCCTGGGCCGGCCGGCCCGCGTGGCACGTGCAACACATGGCGATGGGCGAGACGATCGGGTACGCGGCGCGCCTGACGCAGAACAACTCGGGAACGTACTTCCGCGGCTATGGCCCCTCGGTCCACATCGCCCTCATGGGCGACCCGACGCTCCGGATGCACGTCGTCGCGCCCGTCTCGAGCGTGGCGGCGATGGGAGGCGCGGGAAGCGCCGCCGTTTCGTGGACCGCCTCCCCGGACGCGGTCGCGGGGTACCACGTTTACCGGGGCGCCGGAGCCGGCGGCCCGTTCACGCGTCTCACCCCGGGACTCGTCACGGCGACCTCGTTCACCGACGCGGCGGCGCCCGGAGGCTCCCCGACGTATCTCGTGCGCGCCGTGCGTCTCGAGACGAGCGCCAGCGGCTCGTACTGGAACGCGAGCACCGGCGTCGCGGCCACGACGAGCGTGGCCGGACCCGTCGCGACGGCCTTCCACACGCTCGTCCCGTGCCGGGCTCTCGACACCCGCCGCCCGCCCGGCGCGGGCGGCGGACCGTCCCTCGGCGCCGGGGCGACGCGGACGTTCGTGGCGGCGGGCTCGTGCGGCGTGCCCGCGACCGCCCGGTCGGTCTCCGCGAACGTCGCCGTCACGAACGCGTCCGCGGGCGGCCAGCTCGTCCTCTACCCGGGCGACCTTCCGGCGGCTCCCGGCACGCTGACGCTCGCCTTTCGCGCCGGCCAGACGCGCGCGAACAACGCCGTCGTGGGCCTCGCCTCCGACGCTTCCGGCGCCTTCAAGATCACGAGCAGCGCAACGGGCGCCCTCGACGTGATCGTGGACGTGAACGGCTGGTTCGAGTAG
- the fumC gene encoding class II fumarate hydratase — MATRIEKDTMGEIAVPADRYWGAQTQRSLQNFEIGEIRFSRPVIRAFGLLKRAAADVNHDLGLLPPEKAALVTAAAQEVADGKLDAHFPLVVFQTGSGTQTNMNVNEVIANRAIDLAGGVPGSKDPIHPNDDVNMSQSSNDTFPAAMSIAAVCEIEERLLPEVRKLRDVLDAKSKEFHDIVKIGRTHLQDAVPLTLGQEISGWVAQLDHGMAHVAQALPHLLELAIGGTAVGTGLNTHPEYAERVAQRVASLTGHPFVSAPNKFEALAAHDALAFASGALRTLAGSLMKIANDVRWLASGPRSGIGEIRIPENEPGSSIMPGKVNPTQAEALTMVVVQVYGNDAAVAFAASQGNFQLHVFKPVMIHNVLESVRLLADGCRSFRMHCAEGVEPDRARIAELVARSLMLVTALNPHIGYDKAAAIAKKAHDEGTTLREAALALGFVTAEEFDAWIDPAKMTGPG, encoded by the coding sequence ATGGCCACTCGGATCGAAAAGGACACGATGGGCGAGATCGCCGTCCCGGCGGACCGGTACTGGGGCGCCCAGACGCAGCGCTCGCTCCAGAACTTCGAGATCGGCGAGATCCGGTTCTCCCGCCCGGTCATCCGCGCGTTCGGCCTCCTCAAGCGGGCCGCCGCCGACGTCAACCACGACCTCGGCCTTCTGCCGCCGGAGAAGGCCGCGCTCGTGACGGCCGCCGCGCAGGAGGTGGCGGACGGGAAGCTCGACGCGCACTTTCCGCTCGTCGTCTTCCAGACCGGCAGCGGGACGCAGACGAACATGAACGTGAACGAGGTGATCGCGAACCGCGCGATCGACCTCGCGGGCGGCGTCCCCGGCTCGAAGGACCCGATCCACCCGAACGACGACGTGAACATGTCGCAGTCGTCCAACGACACGTTCCCGGCGGCGATGTCGATCGCCGCCGTCTGCGAGATCGAGGAGCGCCTCCTCCCCGAGGTCCGGAAGCTGCGCGACGTCCTCGACGCGAAGTCGAAGGAGTTCCACGACATCGTGAAGATCGGGCGCACGCACCTGCAGGACGCCGTGCCTCTCACGCTCGGGCAGGAGATCTCGGGCTGGGTCGCGCAGCTCGACCACGGGATGGCGCACGTCGCGCAGGCGCTCCCCCACCTCCTCGAGCTCGCGATCGGCGGCACGGCCGTCGGGACGGGACTGAACACGCACCCCGAGTACGCCGAGCGCGTGGCGCAGCGCGTCGCCTCGCTCACGGGACACCCGTTCGTCAGCGCACCGAACAAGTTCGAGGCGCTCGCGGCGCACGACGCGCTCGCGTTCGCGTCCGGCGCGCTCCGCACGCTCGCGGGCTCCCTCATGAAGATCGCGAACGACGTGCGCTGGCTGGCCTCCGGGCCGCGCTCCGGAATCGGCGAGATCCGGATCCCGGAGAACGAGCCGGGCTCGTCGATCATGCCGGGCAAGGTGAACCCGACGCAGGCCGAGGCGCTCACGATGGTCGTCGTGCAGGTCTACGGCAACGACGCCGCGGTCGCCTTCGCGGCGAGCCAGGGGAACTTCCAGCTCCACGTCTTCAAGCCCGTGATGATCCACAACGTCCTCGAGTCCGTGCGCCTCCTCGCGGACGGCTGCCGGAGCTTCCGCATGCACTGCGCCGAGGGAGTCGAGCCCGACCGCGCGCGGATCGCCGAGCTCGTCGCCCGGTCGCTGATGCTCGTGACGGCGCTCAACCCGCACATCGGGTACGACAAGGCGGCCGCCATCGCGAAGAAAGCGCACGATGAAGGCACGACGCTCCGCGAGGCCGCGCTCGCGCTCGGCTTCGTGACGGCGGAAGAGTTCGACGCGTGGATCGACCCGGCGAAGATGACCGGTCCCGGCTGA